A region of Rhodoferax potami DNA encodes the following proteins:
- a CDS encoding VanZ family protein, which produces MHKSTAWPLAALYAALVAYASLFPFVEWRDQGIASWEFLLAPLPRYWTGFDVAINIAGYVPLGGLVVLGALRSGWPRISVWLAPLGVMLLSLLMEALQSYLPLRVPSREDFLLNSLGAACGAAIAFVLQRAGAIDRWNQVRSRWFVSHSRGGIVLLSTWPLGLLFPSSVPLGLGQVVTRVEEMLRSALLDSEFERWLPEGPTEWPALAPSTELLCVALGLLIPCLLGFCIVRARWRRVVVVVVTTTSAVLVTALSAALSWGPGHAWAWLDLPTQIGMLAGAGLALLLVLVSWRVSAAVALLALGVYLSLLNQAPESPYFAQTLQLWEQGRFIRFNGLAQWVGWLWPYVASLYLLGQIARRDTKT; this is translated from the coding sequence GTGCACAAATCCACCGCATGGCCACTTGCCGCTCTGTATGCGGCACTGGTCGCGTATGCGAGTTTGTTCCCCTTTGTAGAGTGGCGCGACCAGGGAATTGCCAGCTGGGAGTTTTTGCTGGCACCACTGCCCCGGTATTGGACCGGTTTTGATGTCGCGATCAACATTGCAGGCTATGTGCCCTTAGGGGGGCTGGTCGTTCTTGGCGCTTTGCGCTCGGGGTGGCCACGTATCTCCGTGTGGCTGGCGCCGCTGGGGGTCATGTTGCTGTCGCTGCTGATGGAAGCCTTGCAGAGCTACTTGCCTTTGCGGGTGCCCTCTCGGGAAGACTTTCTGTTGAATTCACTGGGCGCTGCTTGCGGTGCAGCCATCGCTTTTGTGTTGCAAAGGGCCGGTGCTATCGATCGGTGGAACCAAGTGCGTAGCCGCTGGTTTGTGTCGCATTCCCGCGGCGGAATTGTGTTGCTTTCCACCTGGCCCCTCGGTTTGTTGTTCCCGTCTTCGGTGCCTTTGGGCTTGGGTCAGGTAGTGACCCGGGTAGAGGAGATGTTACGCAGTGCGCTGCTGGACTCTGAGTTTGAACGCTGGTTGCCCGAAGGACCTACGGAATGGCCCGCCTTGGCTCCAAGCACAGAGTTGCTATGCGTTGCGTTGGGTTTGCTGATCCCTTGTCTGCTGGGTTTTTGTATTGTGCGGGCCCGGTGGCGACGTGTGGTGGTCGTGGTGGTGACGACTACTTCGGCGGTGTTGGTCACCGCTTTGTCGGCTGCTTTGAGTTGGGGCCCCGGCCATGCCTGGGCTTGGCTGGATTTGCCGACGCAAATCGGCATGCTGGCGGGGGCTGGCTTGGCGTTGTTGCTGGTACTGGTGTCATGGCGCGTCAGTGCGGCCGTGGCACTGTTGGCGCTGGGGGTCTATTTGAGTCTGTTGAATCAGGCGCCTGAAAGTCCATACTTCGCACAGACCCTGCAGTTGTGGGAACAGGGGCGGTTTATCCGGTTCAATGGTCTGGCGCAATGGGTGGGGTGGCTCTGGCCTTATGTGGCGTCCTTGTATCTTCTGGGGCAAATCGCGCGCAGAGATACTAAAACCTAA
- a CDS encoding (2Fe-2S) ferredoxin domain-containing protein, whose translation MTDSTTSAPSYYERHIFFCLNERKNGEDCCAHHNAQEGFDKCKQLVKEAGLAGPGKVRVNKAGCLDRCAGGPVAVVYPEAVWYSFVDGQDIEEIVESHLKNGKVVERLLTPAHLGR comes from the coding sequence ATGACTGATTCCACCACTTCCGCCCCCTCCTATTACGAACGCCATATTTTCTTTTGCCTGAACGAGCGAAAGAACGGTGAAGACTGCTGTGCGCACCACAACGCCCAAGAGGGTTTTGACAAGTGCAAGCAACTTGTCAAAGAGGCCGGACTGGCGGGCCCCGGCAAAGTCCGTGTCAACAAAGCGGGCTGCTTGGACCGCTGTGCCGGTGGCCCGGTGGCGGTGGTGTATCCCGAAGCGGTTTGGTACTCGTTTGTGGACGGGCAGGATATTGAAGAGATTGTGGAGTCGCACCTTAAGAACGGCAAAGTCGTTGAGCGACTGCTGACACCCGCCCACCTGGGTCGCTGA
- the fusA gene encoding elongation factor G produces the protein MARTTPIERYRNIGISAHIDAGKTTTTERILFYTGVNHKIGEVHDGAATMDWMEQEQERGITITSAATTCFWKGMDTSFPEHRINIIDTPGHVDFTIEVERSMRVLDGACMVYCAVGGVQPQSETVWRQANKYKVPRLAFVNKMDRTGANFFKVVDQMKLRLKANPVPIVIPIGAEENFTGVVDLRKMKAIIWDEASQGMKFTFEEIPADLVSVAKEWREKMVEAAAEASEELMNKYLEEGDLTEAEITGGLRTRTINGEIQPMLCGTAFKNKGVQRMLDAVIELMPSPLDVKAIKGFDEEEKEITRKADDNEKFAALAFKLMTDPFVGQLTFVRVYSGVLKKGDTVYNAVRGKKERIGRIVQMHANNREEVDEIRAGDIAACVGLKDVTTGETLCDPAAVITLERMVFPDSVIRQAVEPKSKADQEKMGLALSRLAAEDPSFRVQTDEESGQTIIGGQGELHLEIIVDRMKREFGVEANVGKPQVAYRETIRKSVSDVEGKFVRQSGGKGQYGHVVLTVEPNEAGKGFEFVDAIKGGVVPREYIPAVEKGVIEALNQGVLAGYPVVDVKVTLTFGSYHDVDSNENAFKMAAIFGFKEGCRKANPVILEPMMAVEVETPEDYAGNVMGDLSSRRGMVQGMDDMVGGGKAIKAEVPLSEMFGYSTTLRSMSQGRATYTMEFKHYAEAPRNVSEAIMAARAK, from the coding sequence ATGGCTCGCACTACCCCCATTGAGCGCTACCGCAATATCGGTATTTCCGCGCACATTGACGCCGGCAAAACCACCACGACCGAGCGTATTCTTTTCTACACCGGCGTGAACCACAAAATCGGCGAAGTGCACGATGGCGCGGCCACGATGGACTGGATGGAGCAGGAACAAGAGCGCGGTATCACGATTACCTCTGCCGCTACGACTTGCTTCTGGAAGGGGATGGACACGTCCTTCCCTGAGCACCGTATCAACATCATTGACACTCCCGGGCACGTTGACTTCACGATTGAAGTGGAGCGTTCTATGCGCGTGCTGGACGGCGCTTGCATGGTGTACTGCGCTGTGGGCGGCGTTCAGCCCCAGTCTGAAACCGTGTGGCGTCAGGCTAACAAATACAAAGTGCCTCGTTTGGCATTTGTAAACAAGATGGACCGTACAGGCGCCAACTTCTTCAAGGTCGTGGACCAGATGAAATTGCGCTTGAAGGCTAATCCTGTGCCGATCGTGATCCCAATCGGTGCTGAAGAAAACTTCACCGGCGTGGTGGATCTGCGCAAGATGAAGGCCATCATCTGGGACGAAGCTTCCCAGGGCATGAAGTTCACCTTCGAAGAAATCCCTGCTGACCTCGTAAGCGTTGCTAAAGAGTGGCGCGAAAAGATGGTCGAAGCTGCTGCTGAGGCGTCTGAAGAATTGATGAACAAGTACCTCGAAGAAGGCGACTTGACTGAAGCAGAAATTACCGGTGGCCTGCGTACTCGTACCATCAACGGTGAAATTCAGCCGATGTTGTGCGGCACCGCGTTCAAGAACAAGGGTGTTCAGCGCATGTTGGACGCTGTGATCGAATTGATGCCATCTCCTTTGGACGTGAAGGCCATCAAGGGCTTCGACGAAGAAGAGAAGGAAATCACCCGCAAGGCCGACGACAACGAAAAGTTTGCAGCATTGGCATTCAAGCTGATGACCGATCCGTTCGTGGGTCAATTGACATTCGTACGCGTTTACTCCGGCGTTCTTAAAAAGGGCGACACTGTTTACAACGCAGTGCGCGGCAAGAAAGAGCGTATCGGCCGTATCGTGCAGATGCACGCTAACAACCGTGAAGAAGTGGATGAAATCCGCGCTGGTGACATCGCTGCCTGCGTGGGTCTTAAAGACGTCACGACCGGTGAGACATTGTGCGACCCCGCTGCGGTGATCACCTTGGAGCGCATGGTGTTCCCTGATTCCGTGATTCGTCAGGCCGTGGAGCCGAAGTCCAAGGCTGACCAGGAAAAAATGGGCTTGGCTCTGTCGCGTCTCGCTGCGGAAGATCCGTCTTTCCGTGTGCAAACTGACGAAGAGTCCGGTCAGACCATCATCGGTGGTCAGGGCGAGCTGCACCTTGAAATTATCGTGGACCGCATGAAGCGCGAGTTTGGCGTGGAAGCCAACGTAGGTAAGCCCCAGGTTGCCTATCGCGAAACCATTCGCAAGAGCGTCTCCGATGTCGAAGGCAAGTTCGTTCGCCAGTCCGGTGGTAAGGGTCAATACGGTCACGTGGTGTTGACAGTTGAGCCTAACGAAGCCGGCAAGGGCTTCGAATTCGTCGATGCGATCAAGGGCGGTGTGGTTCCTCGCGAATACATCCCTGCGGTTGAAAAGGGCGTGATCGAAGCTTTGAACCAAGGTGTTTTGGCTGGCTACCCCGTAGTGGACGTGAAGGTTACTTTGACTTTCGGTTCTTACCACGACGTGGACTCGAACGAAAACGCGTTCAAGATGGCCGCTATCTTCGGTTTCAAGGAAGGCTGCCGCAAGGCCAACCCTGTGATCTTGGAGCCTATGATGGCTGTGGAAGTCGAAACTCCGGAAGACTATGCCGGTAACGTGATGGGTGACTTGTCTTCCCGTCGCGGTATGGTGCAGGGTATGGACGACATGGTCGGTGGTGGCAAGGCGATCAAGGCTGAAGTTCCACTGTCTGAAATGTTTGGTTACTCCACCACATTGCGTTCGATGTCTCAAGGCCGTGCGACTTACACCATGGAATTCAAGCACTACGCTGAAGCTCCTCGTAACGTGTCTGAAGCCATCATGGCTGCTCGCGCAAAATAA
- the tuf gene encoding elongation factor Tu, with the protein MGKEKFTRTKPHVNVGTIGHVDHGKTTLTAAITTVLAAKFGGSAKAYDQIDAAPEEKARGITINTAHVEYETANRHYAHVDCPGHADYVKNMITGAAQMDGAILVCSAADGPMPQTREHILLARQVGVPYIIVFLNKCDMVDDAELLELVEMEVRELLSKYDFPGDDTPIIHGSAKLAMEGDKGDLGEGAIMKLADALDSYIPLPERAVDGAFLMPVEDVFSISGRGTVVTGRVERGIIKVGEEIEIVGIADTQKTTCTGVEMFRKLLDQGQAGDNVGILLRGTKREDVQRGQVLCKPGSIKPHTHFTGEIYVLSKDEGGRHTPFFNNYRPQFYFRTTDVTGAIELPEGKEMVMPGDNVSITVKLINPIAMEEGLRFAIREGGRTVGAGVVAKIIA; encoded by the coding sequence ATGGGTAAAGAAAAATTCACACGTACCAAGCCACACGTCAACGTTGGCACCATTGGTCACGTGGACCACGGCAAGACCACACTGACAGCGGCTATCACCACTGTGTTGGCAGCCAAGTTTGGTGGATCCGCCAAAGCGTACGACCAGATCGACGCAGCACCTGAAGAAAAAGCACGCGGCATTACCATCAACACTGCACACGTTGAGTACGAAACCGCCAACCGCCACTACGCACACGTGGATTGCCCCGGGCACGCTGACTATGTGAAGAACATGATCACTGGCGCGGCACAAATGGACGGCGCTATTCTGGTTTGCTCCGCAGCTGACGGCCCAATGCCCCAGACACGTGAGCACATCTTGTTGGCTCGTCAAGTGGGCGTGCCTTACATCATCGTGTTCCTGAACAAGTGCGATATGGTTGACGACGCTGAGTTGTTGGAACTGGTCGAAATGGAAGTTCGCGAACTCCTGTCCAAGTACGACTTCCCAGGCGACGACACCCCCATCATCCACGGTTCCGCCAAGCTCGCCATGGAAGGCGACAAGGGTGACCTGGGCGAAGGCGCGATCATGAAGTTGGCTGACGCACTTGACTCCTACATCCCCCTGCCAGAGCGCGCAGTGGACGGCGCATTCCTGATGCCCGTGGAAGACGTGTTCTCGATCTCCGGTCGCGGCACCGTGGTGACAGGTCGCGTTGAGCGCGGTATCATCAAGGTTGGCGAAGAAATCGAAATCGTTGGTATCGCCGACACACAAAAGACCACCTGCACAGGCGTCGAAATGTTCCGCAAGCTGCTCGACCAAGGTCAAGCAGGCGATAACGTCGGTATCCTGTTGCGCGGCACCAAGCGCGAAGACGTGCAGCGCGGCCAAGTGCTGTGCAAGCCCGGTTCGATCAAGCCACACACCCACTTCACTGGCGAAATCTACGTTTTGTCCAAGGACGAAGGCGGACGTCACACTCCTTTCTTCAACAACTACCGTCCCCAGTTCTACTTCCGTACTACGGACGTGACCGGTGCGATCGAGTTGCCAGAAGGCAAAGAAATGGTGATGCCTGGTGACAACGTGTCCATCACTGTGAAGTTGATCAACCCCATCGCCATGGAAGAAGGCCTGCGTTTCGCTATTCGCGAAGGCGGTCGTACCGTGGGCGCCGGCGTGGTTGCCAAAATCATCGCGTAA
- a CDS encoding alpha/beta hydrolase encodes MNSSTQKFQMAGPAGSLEGLVDEPSNPPFDAPRGTVVIAHPHPLFGGTMDNKVVQTLARAFVQAGWRAVRFNFRGVGASEGVYDHGNGELQDFLAVVQHMAPEGKLSLAGFSFGAFVTSHALLALAAREPEQVVLVGTAASRFAVAPVAPDFHDRTLVLHGEQDDTVPLAGVMNWARPQSLPVTVVPGGGHFFHGQLPLLRNIVARHLRG; translated from the coding sequence ATGAATTCTTCTACCCAAAAGTTCCAGATGGCGGGTCCGGCCGGTTCGCTGGAGGGGCTGGTTGACGAGCCTTCGAATCCACCCTTTGATGCCCCGCGCGGTACGGTGGTGATCGCTCACCCCCATCCTTTGTTCGGCGGCACCATGGACAACAAAGTGGTCCAGACGCTGGCCCGGGCGTTTGTTCAGGCCGGATGGCGTGCGGTTCGTTTCAATTTTCGGGGTGTCGGCGCTAGTGAAGGCGTCTATGACCACGGCAACGGGGAGTTGCAAGATTTCCTAGCGGTAGTGCAGCACATGGCCCCTGAAGGAAAGCTCTCGCTGGCCGGTTTTTCATTTGGCGCGTTTGTGACCAGCCATGCGCTGCTTGCATTGGCCGCGCGTGAGCCTGAGCAGGTGGTGCTGGTCGGTACGGCTGCGAGCCGCTTTGCCGTGGCCCCCGTTGCACCCGACTTTCATGACCGCACGTTGGTGCTGCACGGCGAGCAAGACGACACTGTGCCGTTAGCGGGTGTGATGAATTGGGCCCGGCCGCAGAGCTTGCCGGTGACGGTCGTGCCCGGGGGCGGACACTTCTTTCATGGACAATTGCCATTACTGCGCAACATTGTGGCGCGCCATCTGCGTGGCTGA
- the rplD gene encoding 50S ribosomal protein L4 has product MQVELLNEQGQATSKYDAPEAVFGRDYNEDLVHQVVVAFQANARQGTRAQKDREQVKHSTKKPFKQKGTGRARAGMTSSPLWRGGGRIFPNMPDENFGQKINKKMYRAGMASILSQLVREGRLAVVDSLKVESPKTKALAAKFKAMNLESVLVIADEVDENLYLASRNLVNVLVVEPRYADPLSLVHYRKVLVTKAAMDTLKEMFA; this is encoded by the coding sequence ATGCAAGTCGAACTCCTGAATGAGCAAGGTCAGGCAACTTCCAAATACGACGCTCCTGAAGCAGTTTTTGGTCGTGACTACAACGAAGATCTGGTGCACCAAGTGGTCGTGGCCTTCCAGGCCAACGCTCGTCAAGGTACACGTGCACAAAAAGACCGTGAACAGGTCAAGCACAGCACTAAGAAGCCTTTCAAGCAAAAGGGAACCGGTCGCGCTCGCGCTGGTATGACCTCCTCGCCACTGTGGCGCGGCGGCGGTCGTATCTTCCCGAACATGCCTGATGAAAACTTCGGCCAGAAGATCAACAAGAAGATGTACCGCGCAGGTATGGCATCTATCTTGTCTCAACTGGTTCGCGAAGGCCGTTTGGCCGTGGTGGATTCCCTGAAAGTGGAATCTCCCAAGACCAAGGCTTTGGCTGCGAAGTTCAAGGCAATGAATTTGGAATCCGTGTTGGTGATCGCTGATGAGGTTGATGAAAACCTGTATCTGGCATCCCGTAACCTGGTGAATGTTCTGGTGGTTGAGCCCCGTTATGCTGACCCCCTGTCTTTGGTTCACTACCGCAAGGTGTTGGTGACAAAGGCTGCCATGGACACACTCAAGGAGATGTTTGCATGA
- the rplW gene encoding 50S ribosomal protein L23 translates to MSHGPNLTKFDEGRLMQVLVAPIVSEKATMVAEKSNAVTFKVLQDATKYEIKAAVELMFKVEVKGVSVVNTKGKTKRFGKSVGRRDNVRKAYVTLKPGQELNLGGEAA, encoded by the coding sequence ATGAGCCACGGTCCCAATCTGACCAAATTCGACGAAGGTCGTTTGATGCAAGTGCTCGTCGCTCCCATCGTGTCCGAAAAGGCCACCATGGTTGCTGAAAAGAGCAATGCTGTGACTTTCAAGGTGCTGCAAGACGCTACCAAGTATGAAATCAAGGCCGCTGTGGAATTGATGTTCAAGGTCGAGGTAAAAGGCGTTTCTGTGGTGAACACCAAGGGCAAGACCAAGCGTTTCGGTAAGTCTGTTGGCCGTCGCGACAATGTTCGCAAAGCTTACGTGACACTGAAGCCAGGTCAAGAGCTGAACCTCGGCGGGGAGGCTGCGTAA
- a CDS encoding CopD family protein, which translates to MLWIKAFHIVFIASWFAGLFYLPRIFVNLAMVPSGSDAERARLLLMARKLLRFTTLLAVPALGLGLYLWLGYGIGRGPGNGWMHAKLALVLLAIGYHHGCSVMLRKLEAGLSQRSHVFFRWFNEIPVLLLTAIVVLVVVKPF; encoded by the coding sequence ATGCTCTGGATCAAAGCCTTTCACATTGTTTTCATCGCCAGCTGGTTTGCCGGCCTGTTTTATCTTCCCCGCATTTTTGTGAACTTGGCCATGGTGCCCTCCGGCTCGGATGCCGAGCGAGCCCGCCTGTTGCTGATGGCACGTAAATTGTTGCGATTCACCACCCTGTTGGCTGTGCCAGCCTTGGGGCTGGGCCTGTATCTTTGGTTGGGTTATGGCATCGGGCGTGGGCCGGGCAATGGCTGGATGCACGCCAAGCTGGCTTTGGTGCTGCTGGCCATTGGCTACCACCACGGATGCTCGGTGATGTTGCGCAAGTTGGAAGCCGGCCTGAGCCAGCGCAGCCATGTGTTTTTCCGGTGGTTCAACGAGATCCCGGTGCTGTTGCTGACCGCAATCGTTGTTTTGGTGGTGGTCAAGCCGTTCTGA
- the rplC gene encoding 50S ribosomal protein L3, whose translation MSLSNHLGLLGRKVGMMRLFTDDGDAVPVTVVDVSNNRVTQVKTQENDGYVALQVTFGARKGSRITKPVAGHLAKAGVEAGEIIQEFRVTAESAAKYATGATVPVTDIFAVGQKVDVQGTSIGKGYAGTIKRHNMSSQRASHGNSRSHNVPGSIGMAQDPGRVFPGKRMTGHLGDATVTTQNLDVVRVDEARQLLLIKGAIPGSKGGFVTVRPAVKAKASKGAN comes from the coding sequence ATGAGTCTTAGCAATCACTTAGGGTTGCTGGGTCGCAAAGTTGGCATGATGCGTCTATTCACGGACGACGGGGACGCTGTTCCTGTTACCGTGGTGGATGTGTCTAACAATCGTGTGACACAGGTGAAAACCCAAGAGAACGACGGCTATGTAGCCTTGCAGGTTACATTTGGTGCACGCAAAGGTTCGCGTATTACCAAGCCCGTCGCAGGCCATTTGGCCAAAGCTGGCGTTGAAGCCGGCGAAATCATTCAAGAGTTCCGCGTTACTGCTGAATCTGCTGCAAAGTACGCAACTGGCGCCACCGTGCCAGTGACCGACATTTTTGCTGTGGGTCAAAAAGTGGATGTGCAGGGCACTTCGATTGGTAAAGGCTACGCCGGTACCATCAAGCGTCACAACATGTCCTCGCAGCGCGCATCCCACGGTAACAGCCGTTCGCACAATGTGCCCGGTTCTATCGGTATGGCTCAAGATCCCGGTCGCGTGTTTCCTGGTAAGCGCATGACTGGTCACCTGGGTGATGCCACCGTGACAACTCAAAACCTCGACGTGGTTCGTGTTGACGAAGCTCGCCAGCTGTTGTTGATCAAGGGTGCTATCCCTGGATCCAAGGGCGGTTTCGTGACCGTGCGTCCTGCAGTCAAAGCCAAAGCCTCTAAAGGAGCGAACTGA
- the rpsG gene encoding 30S ribosomal protein S7, which translates to MPRRREVPKREILPDPKFGNVELSKFMNVIMEGGKKAVAERIIYGALDLIGKKHPDKDPLEAFTVAINNVKPMVEVKSRRVGGANYQVPVEVRPVRRLALSMRWIKEAARKRGEKSMAQRLANEMLEATEGRGGAMKKRDEVHRMAEANKAFSHFRF; encoded by the coding sequence ATGCCACGTCGTCGCGAAGTCCCTAAACGTGAAATCCTGCCGGATCCCAAGTTCGGCAATGTAGAGCTGTCCAAATTCATGAACGTGATCATGGAAGGCGGCAAAAAAGCGGTTGCAGAGCGCATCATTTACGGCGCTTTGGACCTGATCGGCAAGAAGCACCCCGATAAAGATCCCCTGGAAGCATTCACTGTTGCTATCAACAACGTGAAGCCCATGGTGGAAGTGAAGTCCCGCCGCGTCGGTGGCGCAAACTACCAGGTGCCTGTGGAAGTGCGCCCTGTCCGCCGCTTGGCTTTGTCCATGCGCTGGATCAAGGAAGCCGCCCGCAAGCGTGGTGAGAAGTCCATGGCACAGCGTCTGGCCAACGAAATGTTGGAAGCCACTGAAGGCCGTGGCGGCGCCATGAAGAAGCGCGACGAAGTGCACCGCATGGCTGAAGCCAACAAGGCCTTCTCTCACTTCCGTTTCTAA
- the rpsL gene encoding 30S ribosomal protein S12 — translation MPTINQLVRQGREVETIKSKSPAMQNSPQRRGVCTRVYTTTPKKPNSALRKVAKVRLTNGFEVISYIGGEGHNLQEHSVVLVRGGRVKDLPGVRYHIVRGSLDLQGVKDRKQSRSKYGAKKPKAK, via the coding sequence ATGCCAACCATTAACCAACTCGTGCGTCAAGGCCGTGAGGTCGAGACCATCAAGTCGAAGAGCCCTGCTATGCAGAACTCTCCGCAGCGTCGCGGTGTATGCACACGTGTGTACACAACGACTCCTAAAAAGCCTAACTCCGCTCTGCGTAAAGTTGCCAAAGTGCGCTTGACCAACGGTTTTGAGGTGATCTCTTACATCGGCGGTGAAGGCCACAACTTGCAGGAACACAGCGTTGTGCTGGTTCGCGGCGGTCGTGTCAAGGACTTGCCAGGTGTGCGTTACCACATCGTTCGCGGTTCTTTGGACTTGCAAGGCGTGAAAGATCGCAAGCAATCCCGCTCCAAGTACGGTGCTAAGAAGCCAAAGGCTAAATAA
- a CDS encoding D-alanyl-D-alanine carboxypeptidase family protein, producing the protein MKLLIASVLAALSFAVAAEAPRPPEVAARAYLLMDVTANQILASKDLDMPVEPASLTKLMTAYLVFDALRSKKIDLKQTFPVSERAWKMPGSRMFIDPKMQVPVEDLIKGMIVQSGNDATMALAEGVGGSLERFVQMMNEQAKVLGMKNTGYKNPEGLTEAGHTTTARDLSILAMRLMSDFPDFVHFYAIKKYRYPGTPAANDSNRNLLLFRDPTVDGLKTGHTAAAGYCLVATAKRDFPALVTAGAPAGSPAAAGSRRLLSIVLGTESESARANESQKLLNWGYTAYEAVKLYDAGAAVVTPKVWKGAESAVKVGRPQGVIVAVPAGSGAQLKTEVVRNEPIVAPVAKGQVLGTLKVRSGEQVVAEVPLVALDAVEQAGVIGRTWDALRLWIR; encoded by the coding sequence ATGAAACTATTGATTGCCTCCGTTTTGGCGGCCCTGAGCTTTGCGGTGGCCGCTGAAGCCCCGCGCCCGCCGGAAGTGGCTGCACGCGCCTATTTGTTGATGGACGTCACTGCGAATCAAATCCTGGCATCCAAAGATCTGGACATGCCGGTGGAGCCAGCCTCGCTCACCAAGCTGATGACAGCGTATCTGGTGTTCGACGCATTGCGATCCAAGAAGATTGATCTTAAGCAGACCTTCCCCGTGAGTGAGCGTGCCTGGAAGATGCCCGGCTCCCGGATGTTCATCGACCCCAAGATGCAAGTGCCAGTGGAGGATTTGATCAAAGGCATGATCGTGCAGAGCGGAAACGATGCCACGATGGCGCTGGCAGAGGGCGTTGGCGGCTCCTTGGAGCGCTTTGTCCAAATGATGAATGAGCAGGCCAAGGTCCTTGGCATGAAGAATACGGGCTACAAAAACCCCGAAGGCCTTACTGAAGCAGGGCACACGACGACGGCCCGGGACTTGAGCATTTTGGCGATGCGCTTGATGAGTGACTTCCCTGATTTCGTGCACTTTTACGCGATCAAAAAGTACCGCTACCCCGGCACACCGGCCGCCAACGATAGCAACCGCAACCTGCTGTTGTTCCGTGATCCGACGGTCGACGGGCTGAAGACGGGCCATACCGCAGCTGCGGGTTATTGCCTTGTGGCCACTGCCAAACGTGATTTCCCGGCCTTAGTGACTGCCGGTGCGCCCGCTGGTTCGCCTGCCGCTGCGGGGAGCCGCCGGTTGCTGTCGATTGTTTTGGGTACGGAGAGCGAAAGCGCGCGTGCGAACGAGTCACAAAAGCTGCTCAATTGGGGTTACACCGCCTATGAGGCGGTCAAGTTGTACGACGCGGGTGCTGCGGTGGTGACGCCCAAGGTCTGGAAGGGTGCCGAGTCGGCTGTCAAGGTCGGTCGTCCGCAAGGCGTGATCGTGGCGGTGCCTGCCGGAAGCGGCGCGCAACTAAAAACCGAAGTAGTGCGCAACGAGCCGATTGTGGCGCCGGTCGCCAAAGGGCAAGTGCTGGGCACTTTGAAGGTCCGCTCCGGTGAGCAAGTTGTTGCCGAGGTGCCTTTGGTGGCACTGGATGCCGTCGAGCAAGCGGGCGTCATTGGCCGCACGTGGGATGCCTTGCGCCTCTGGATTCGCTGA
- the rpsJ gene encoding 30S ribosomal protein S10, which translates to MAAKQKIRIRLKAFDYKLIDQSAAEIVDTAKRTGAIVKGPVPLPTRMKRFDILRSPHVNKASRDQFEIRTHQRLMDIVDPTDKTVDALMKLDLPAGVDVEIKLQ; encoded by the coding sequence ATGGCCGCCAAACAAAAAATCCGCATCCGCCTGAAGGCGTTTGACTACAAGCTGATCGATCAATCGGCAGCTGAAATCGTTGACACTGCAAAGCGCACCGGCGCGATTGTCAAAGGCCCCGTGCCTTTGCCAACACGCATGAAGCGCTTCGACATCCTGCGTTCACCTCACGTGAACAAGGCCAGTCGTGACCAGTTCGAAATCCGCACTCACCAGCGTTTGATGGACATCGTGGATCCAACGGACAAAACCGTTGATGCACTGATGAAACTCGACCTGCCCGCAGGCGTGGACGTAGAAATCAAGTTGCAGTAA